Part of the Maridesulfovibrio sp. genome, ACTTACATGAAGATGGAACGTTGGGCAGCCAACAACGGTTACCTCCTTGGTAAAGAGTCCTTTGAACGGTATGTAACCGACTACTGGACCACCCGTAACAGCAATAAATTCGTAACCGAAGTCCTGATCAAATGCTCGCGGCACGGCGATCAGGATAATTAGTCCCGCAACACAACGCGCTTTTAATTTCAGCCCGCTTCCTGCTCGAAGCGGGCTTTTTTGCTGCACAGGCAAAACTTGCCAAACAAAGAAACAACCAATAGATTTCAAATTATCTTATTTAGACCAGCAGAACAAAAGAATTAACTATGCTCTTACGACCTCACCGTATAATTATCCCGACACATGCGGCAATAATTGTCCCTCGTCGTATCAAGACTGCAGTCTGACCGATTTCTGTATGCTGCTTCCCTGAGAGTATTGCGTCCTTTTAACTAAGACAATGCATCACATAACCAAATAACAGACTGTTCATTATTTGGAGGCCTCAATGAATACAAATCCTTTTGAGTCCCCATTTGAGGGATATGAAATCAGACAACACCTGACTAACAAAAACATTATTGCTGGACGCCACAGCTACTATTCCGGATATTATCACGGACACCACTTTGAGGAGAACGTACGTTACCTTCATCCGGATCTAAATGATGTAGACAAGCTCATCATCGGTAAATTCTGTTCCATAGGTTCAGGAGCAACTTTCATAATGGCCGGTAACCAAGGCCACCGACATGATTGGGCTAGCACATACCCATTCCATTATATGAGCGAATTCAACCATGCAAAAGATGGGTTCCTCCGTAAGGGGGACACCGAGGTCGGCAACGACGTCTGGATTGGAAACGAAGCCATGATAATGCCGGGCATATCCATCGGGCACGGCGCCATTATTGCTGCTCGCGCCGTAGTAACGAAGGATGTCAATCCATACGAAATAGTGGGAGGAAACCCCGCGAAAGCTCTGCGCAAACGTTTTTCAGAAGATGAGATACGGATGCTTTTAAAGCTGGCTTGGTGGGATTGGACTGATGAGAAAATCAAGCGCAATGTAACGCTACTCACTGACGGAGATATACGCCGACTATATACTGAACACATATAAAAAACAGAGAATCCCCCAGATCATCTGTTCCGGGGGATTCTGATTAATTGCTATCGGGTAGAAGGATCAGACTTTGTACCCGGCTTGTGAAATAAATACCTTGAAGACCAATTTCAGGATTCCAAGTCCTGCTCCTGATCTCGACGTTTCTGGCATTCCGGGCAGAGCCCGAAAAGAAACAAGCGGTGGTGAGTCAAAACATATCCATTCTCTCTGGCAAGGACCTCCTGCCTTTGCTCAATTCCATTATCAATCACTTCCACCTTTTTCTGGCATCTTGTGCAGACAAGGTGGTCATGATGTTCGTGTCCATAGGAATGTTCATACAGAGCAACCCCGCACCCGAAATCAAGACTTTCAGCAAGCCCGGAATCAACAAGCAGTTTCAGAGCCCTGTATACGGTTGCCTGTCCTACCTCGGGAGCCCTTTTTTGCACTAAGAATAACAAATCCTCAGCTGAAAAATGGCCTTCGGTTTCCAAAAAAGTCTCTACAATCACTTTACGCTGGGGAGTCATGCTCAACCCGTTTTGCGCAAGGTAATCGACAAATATTTTTGCTGCTTCATTTGTCATATCGAAAATGGAATTCATTTTCATACTATTGTCAAGCTCTTTCAAAAAAGTGAATACACATTTTCTGGTTATCTCCCGGAAACCCTCAATCCCATTTTGCGCATCTTACTTCTGAGGGTGTTTGGGTTAAGATCAAGCAGTTCCGCCGCCCCTCCGGCCCCGTTAATTCTTCCTCCCGCCTTTGCAAGGGCTGCAAGAATGGCCTCTTTGATTGTCTCTTCGAGGGGTTTTATTTCATGCTCATACTCCCCGGCTTGCGAAGACTGGATAATTCCGGAGCTGAGATGCAGCTTGGAAAGATGCTTTTCAAGCAGAATCTCAACCCGTTCATCAATGGTCTTCTCAAAATAGCTCTGGCTCTCTTCAGGCGAAATGTACCAGCCATCATCCTGTGGGAGTAGTTTATCAAGCAGTAAAGGACCGTATGGATAAAGGGTCAGGCCGCGCTTGACCAAGTTTTCAAGTTCACGGACATTACCGGGCCATGAGTATTGCAGCAGGCGGTCAACCGTCGGCTCAGGCAGTTGCGGAAGACTGCTTATTCCCAGTTCATCACAGCCGCGCTTCATGAATAAATAGATCAATTCCGGAATATCCTGAGTGCGCTCCCGCAATGGCGGAACATGGATTGGAAAGACATAAAGGCGGTAATACAGGTCCTCACGAAAGGTGCCTTCCTGCAGCATAAGCTCAAGGTTACGGTTGGTGGCGGCGATAACCCGCACATCCACCTCAATTGACTTTGTACTGCCGATCCGCTCAACCACATTATTCTGCAGAACACGCAGTAATCGGACCTGCGCCTGCAAAGGAAGTTCACCGATTTCATCAAGGAACAGGGTCCCGCCGTTGGCCTGTTCAAAACGCCCCGGACGGGAGGTAGTTGCTCCGGTGAAGGCCCCCTTTTCGTAGCCGAACAACTCACTGTCCACCAAAGAATCCGGGATGGCCCCGCAGTTTACCTTTACAAACGGCTTATTCTTGCGCGGGGAAATAGATTGAATGGCATCGGCGATAAGTTCTTTACCGACCCCGGTCTCCCCCATAATCAGGGCCGGAACCTCCCTGTTTTCAAGCTGGCGAACCACTTCCATAGTCGATTTCAATCCGCCTTGCTCTCCTATAATCCGCCGCTCACGAAGATTCTCTAAATCCTTTTCCAGCCCGTCACGCTCGACGCGCAACCGCTCCTGAAACTCCATGGTCCGCTGATATTGCAGCAGGTTGGACATGGTCAGGGCAAAGGGGGTTACCAACAGGGCAAACTTACGCTCATGCTCTTCAGTAAAGCAATCCGGATGTGTACCCATAAGGCAAAGATGCCCCAGAACTTCCTTTTCCGAGCGCAAAACGCAGATCATATAGGCCCGTTCCTTATACGGGACCAACGCGGACAAACTTTTGCTATGCAGGGCTGAAACCGGAGAATCCATATTCCGTGGCACCTTGATGACTCCGCTGATCCCCTGATTGTGCAGAAAAAGAGAATTGGCCTCTTCCTCGGAAAGAGGGGCAACTATTTCCACAAAATCAAACCGCCCGGCCTGCACCAGAAACAGAAGTTTTAACGCTTTTAAATCCGGGGCATACTGGTGCAGAGAAATAGCATCAATGGGAAAATTCCCGGCTAGGAATTCAAAGGTATCAATAAGCGATTTCTGCATGTCCAGACTTCCAGTCAGTCGGGCCATGGCTTCGCTTAAAAATTTCAAGTTACTCTCTTTGGAATGCGTCATGCTCAACTCCTTGTTAACTTGAATCTGCCACATATGACTTTATATAACAACTAGTGATCATATTTAATAACTATCGTTTTATTAAACACAAGAGGCATCCCTAGAGCGAACGACACAAAGATAAGACATTGATTTTAATAGACTTAAAGCATTGGCACATTTCTTGGTTTATGGGCAGCAAGGAGTAAAGCCATGAGCATGTCAATGCAGCAAATCAATGAAGAACGACTCAGGAAACGCATTTGCCAATTCAAGGACGACAGCGAATACCGTTCCCTGACCGAGTACCTTATCAGGGAACTTGCCTCCGGGCATGTTCCCATGCAGCTGCAGGCCAAGGCCTACAATGAACTTGGGCTGGCCCACCTGCAACTGGATGAACCGCTTGAAGCGGAAAAATCTTTTTTATCGGCAATCGAGCGGGACCCACAAGCGATCAATCCCAAATTCAATCTGGCCAACCTTGCCATGTATGCCCAGAGATACGATCAGGCCGGGGAAATGTTTCATGAGATTCTTAAAATGGAACCCAGCCATCTCGGAGCTAGATTTCATGCCGGTTTGTGCCTTGCCATGAGCGATAAGCCGGATCAGGCCCTGCCCTATTTCGAATCAAGTGCAGCAGCCGCGCCACAGGCCATGGGGCCTAATTTCTGGGCTGCTGAAACCCTTGTGGCTCAAAAGCGTTTCAGGGAAGCCCTGCCTTATTTCCGCAGAGCAACTGAGATAACCCCAGACCACCGCGAATCACAACGCGGCGTGGCAATCTGCCTGCTTGAAACAGGACAGAACGAAGAATGTGTCGAGCAGTGCGATGCGCTTATTCTTTCCGGTCAAGGCGCGGAATACCTTGCATGGCAGATTAAAGGCGATGCCCTTATTGAAATTGGTGAAATCGAAGCCGCAGCCCTCAGTCATCTGGAGCTGGCGGATATGGATTTCGATGCCCGAGATTTCCTGATCATGAGGACTAAAGAACTCCGCAAGGAGTACCCGCATTATGTATCCCGCTACGCAGCGGTAATCATTGATGTCATTCCCGAACTTGAACCCGCTTTCAACGGAATCTGCAAAGACTCCGAAGAAGAGCTGTAAACATATCACCGGAGGAACCATTTCATGTCTGAACAACAGAATGCATTGGATATTATAAACGATCCCAAGAACCGTATGTCTTCCCCGGACGGTGCTGCTGAGGGACAGCCTGAACCGGAAAACATGGCCCAAGAGCAAAAGCCTGCAAAAAAAGGTTTCAGTCGCCGTAATTTCCTGAAGTTCGGCGGGGTGGCAGCCGCTGCCGCCACTGTTGCCGGAGCAGGTGGAGCCGGTTTTGCCATCGGCCGATCCGATCATGCTTATACCGGATACGGCCAGACCTATCAGGGTGGAGACCAGTTCTTTAACCGCGAGCCGTTCCGCTGTGATGTTCCGGCCATGATGACTCCTGTCGGGGAAGTCGAACGACCCGACTGGACCGATTACCTTTTCCTGCGCCTTGCCGCACTGGTTAAAATCATCAAGTCCGGCGAATGGAACCCGGAAATGGGAGTGGACAAGCTGCCCGGACCTGTCGGGGACCATTACCGCGCCCGTCCCGGCGAGTTGGAAATTATGCTCAGTTCCCTGCAACGCAATATCAAACGCAGTGAGGCATGGAAGAACGGCAAGCACAAGAAGTACGCCCTCGCCGGAGCATACAACATGGCCCTGCGCAAAGGAGGTATGGAATACGCCGACCACACCAACCGTATCCCTGCCGACCCGCATGATGAATATGAACGGACTAAAAAACCTGTAACACCCGAAGACTGGGATTTCCGCGGAATCTGGCGCAAAGAGCCCATGGAATTCAAGTCTCCGACCCATGCATCCAAGCTGATCAAGCGTATGGCCCACCAGTTCGGCATGTCCCTCGTAGGTATTGCCAAATTCGACCCCCGCTTCATGTTCAAAAACGTCATGCGCGGCATGCCCGACAAGGGACAGAAATGGGGCGACAGGGTTCCCGAACACTGGAAATCCATTATCGTTTTCGGCGTGCCCATGAACTGGGATGGGACCTATTCCGCCATCGGTTACTCCACTTCCTTTGATGCCTATTTCCGTTCCCGCTGCGCAGCCAGCCTCATGGAACAGTTCATCAAGGAACTGGGCTACCCAGCCCGCGCACAATTTCCGGGCCACAACTATGAAATCATGATGAGTCCTTACGTACAGCTTGCGGGGCTGGGCCAGTACAGCCGGGCAGGAGTAACCATGGTTCCTGAACTGGGCGCCAACTTCCGGCCGGCTGCGGTAATTACCAATATCGAATTTGAATACGACAAGCCCATCGACGTAAAAATGGCCGACTTCTGCCTGAAGTGTAAGATCTGCGCCGACAGCTGCCCGTCCGGAGCCATTCCGAAAGATGACCGCCCGCAGACAGTTGTTCGCGGATTCAAACGTTGGAAGCTGGACGAAGAAAAATGTTACTCGCAATGGGCCGGAGGTCCGACTCAGGACGGTCTTGGTTGCCGTGTTTGTATCGGTGTCTGCCCTTATTCACGCAAAAACACTTGGATTCACACTATTTCGCGGGAGATTGAACCACGCGACCCGACAGGCCTGTTCGCCACCGGACTGCTGGCCATGCAAAAGAACTTCTTCAAGTTCAACGAAGCCGAAGATTACCGTTCCGAATGGGATGGCGGGAAGGAAGCAAACTATCACAATCCGCCGTGGTGGCTGCGTGCTGAAAACTTCCTCAATGTTGAAAAAGACTGGGAATACCACGGCATGGAGTAGAAAAGGGACTAAGCCCTTTGGAATCCCTATTAGCTAAAAAAGGAGAAGTATAATGTTTCCCGGAACTACTATGCTTGATTATATCTTCTGGATGATCATGGGTGCTTTGCAGGTACTCGTGGTTCTTGGACTTATGGAATGGCTCAAACATTACGGACGCAAGGTGGTCTGGTGGCAGGTAGCGCTGTTTTACGCCGGATTCGCTTCTTTATGTTCCGTAGTAGCGGGCGGAACCACCCTCATGGGCGAATATGAAACCATTGCCGGATGGTATTTTATCGGCGTTCTCGGCCTACCCGTTGTTATTTGTCTCGCAATCGCCGTCAGACTCTTCATCATGAGGAAGCCCGGAGAAAACCGTGTCCAAGAAAACAACTGAAAAAATTCTGGCCGTAGCGACTCTCTGCATCCTTGCTGCAGCATGGTTCGCGGGAGGAATGCGTTCGGAAGGCGCAAACCTCAGCCGGATAAAAAATATATCCCCTGAAATTGAACGGATTAAGCAGATCAGCCCTTCGGTTTATGAAGGACAACGTAAAGGCAATCCTGCGGAAAAGATCTACATCGCCTTGGCTGAATATCCCAGCTACGGCGGACCGTTGCAGGTGGCGGTAGTTGTCAATAAAGATAAAACAGTCGAGCGGGTCGCGCTGGTAAAATCCACGGACACCATCACCTATATCGACCGGGTTTTAAACGAAGGTATTCTGGACGGATTTCTCGGAGCCGAAGACACCCAGCTGCCTGAGATTGACGCCGTTTCCGGGGCAACCCTTTCTTCCACAGCCATGATCATGGGTGTTCAAGAAGCCATTGCCAAAATTCAAGGCAGGGAAACCGTGCAAGCAACAATGTCCCTATCTTCGGAAGAAATGATCAAAGCCGGACTGACTGTTGCCCTGTTCATCATGGCAATCTTCATCGCCAGCCGTTTCTTTCGCTGGAATAAGAATTACGCCCGGCTGGGACTGCTGGCTCTCTCCACCGTTCTGCTCGGTTTTATGTACGGAGCCCAGCCGTCCCTTGGATCAATTGCCCTGTTTCTTTCCGGATTATGGACCAAAGGCATGGCTTCATACACAGCACTGATCTGCCTTGGGCTGGCAATGCTGGTATTTCTGGCAACCCGGAAAAACCTCTATTGCTCCATGGTCTGCCCATTCGGCGGGATTCAGGAAGGTCTGGGGCGGATAACCAAATGTGCGCCGTCCAAGAAAACAGAATGGATGAAATGGACTGCGCGCATTTTCGCTCTCGTTGCTTTGAGCGCGGCCCTTTATTTCCGCAACCCTTCCGATGCGCAGTATGCCCCTTTCGGCATGGCTTTTTCGTTCATCGGCTCCGATGCAGTCTTTGCGCTTTTCGTACTGATTGTTGTAGCTTCACTGATTGTAAAAAGGCCATGGTGCACCCTGCTCTGTCCGGCTGGTCCGGTCTTTGATTACATCGCTTTCATGCGTAACTGGATTATGCCCAAAAAGAAAAAGGAGCAGCACTTATGAAATTCAAGACTGTCTTCACCATAATTATATTCATTGCTTTTGTCGGCCTGTGCGGTTTTGAAACAGCAAGCAATATCAAAAGCAGTGCAAAGCGGGATATAAGTTCCGTGCGTTACACCAGCGGCATTGAAACCCCGACAAAGGAAGAAACAAAAAAACAAAGCTTCAATCTGAACAAGATATTGCAGGATACTGACCTGAACGGCTAGCAATGCAATCTAAGGGGTCCGCAAATCAATCATTTACGGACCCTTTTTAAAAATCCAACAACAATGCATTCCTGCAAGGTCATCATCAAACCGAACAGATCAATCCTCTGGAAAGATTGTCCAGCTGCGGCAGGAAAGGCTTTGAAGATATTTCATATTCCGAGAAGTCCACGTAAGACGTTTCTGAATCCGGCATGAGGCTGATTTCAATTCCCTGCTCATCAAAAAGTATCCGCATGGGGACTATCTCCTGTTCGCTTTCCGAACATAAAGAGTCCCGCAGTTCAGGCACAAAAACAAATTCAGCACCGGAATAATGATGGGCGGTAAGCATACTTAACGTTGAGCTGGCAGCTGCAATCCGCCCCTGATCATCAAAGACCAGAGAATTTGAATCGCCGTTAATGCCCACAGCGTCAGAATCATAGGCAGTAATCATGCCTACGCTTGTTTTCAACGGGGTCGGTTCCGCAGGTTCAAGGGAACGGATCCGCCCTTCAGGGCTGAAGCTTATGCCGATACGGATCCTGATCGGACCTGCCGGAGTTTGTACAGTCGGCTCTTCACCCGGCCAAAAGGTTATGGAGCGCAAGGTTCCGTTCTCATAAAAACAAAGGCTGATCACCTTTACACAAAGCGGACCGACAGGAGTATCAATGGTCAGAGGGGCGGCAAGCGATCCTTCATCTTCCTGCGTCCAATAGCCGGACAGTTTGCCATTGAGCGGAAAAACCCGCTTCAACTTTCCGGACTTGTAGAAGGTGACCATCTCCGCTTCAATAATTCCCACTGGGGTAAATACGGGGGTACGCACCTCCAAGGGCAGAGATTTAACATTGCCGTTTGAATACATTAAAATAGGCTGCAAGCTCTTACGGCGGAGGTCATCAGTGGAGTGCTGAGCCTCCAGTTCACCGGCTTCGGTTGAATAGATACGTCTCAGGGTGTTCATGAGTAGACCTCCTCATCATTGAGCTTGATAAATTCACTGCGGGTCAGAGGCCTTTCAAGCCGCAGTGAAAGCTGCCGTACGGCCTCGGTGAGGGTGGAAAGGGAGTCCGTTCCGCAAGCAATGCCGTATTCATCAAGGGCATTACGCACAGCGGCCCGACCGCTCTTGCCGCCCACAGCCAACTTACGGGCCGTTCCTACAGATTTAGGATCGTACGGTTCAAACAGCTCCTGAGATTTGCTGAGTGCGTGGGTGTGCAGGCCGGATTCACAGGCAAATATATCAGTGCCGACAACTGCCTTGGTACGCGGAATGGCAACCTTGGCCGCAGCCCCGACGATCATGCAGGCTTCTTTGAGCACCGAGGTGGAATAGCGGGTATTGCCTTCACGCAGCGCCAGCCGCGCCACCAATTCCTCGGTTGCTGCGATACCGGAGCGTTCTCCGATACCTATAACGGAACAGTCCGCGTAATCAGCTCCGGCTTCAAGGGCGGTAAATGAGTTCGCAGTAGCCATGCCGAAGTCATCATGGCAATGCACGGCAATATCAATATGCAGCCTCTCCCTGAACTCTCTGACCAGCTTTTCCATGGCAAGAGGGGTCAGTTGCCCGAGGGAATCCGCCAGACGAACCCTTGATGCCCCGCAAACCTCGGCATGCAGCGCCATTGAAAGGGCAAAATCACCATCCGCACGGGAAATATCCTCAAGACCCACGGAAACATATTCAAATCCGCAATCCTTGGCAGTCCGTATAGCCGCAGCAAGCTTGCGCAGAATAGCCTGACGATCAGAATCCAAGCGTTTTTCAATATGCAGATCCGAAACCGGAACTCCAATATTGATGCGCTTTAATCCCAATTTCTCAGCAACCTCAATATCCTTCTCCCGGCAGGGAGACCAGACACTGAGAGCTGTATCCCCTCCTATGGTCCGGGCGTATTCTGCGAAAAGTGCAAGATCATCTTGTCCAACCCAACCCAGCTCTATCTCATCAACTCCCATGGAAATGAGGGAAGATGCGATGCGCTTGCGGGTTTCAAGATTGAAATAGGCCCCGAACAACTGTGCGCCTTCACGCAGGGTGGTATCGATCAACATAATAATGCTCCAGTTGGATTAAAATTTACAGAATCCATGAAGCATTATTGATGCCAAAGTATTATATCTTCCTATCTACCTTAATTTATATAACATCACCGTCCACTTCACTCTCTACATACAACCTGCAAAAATGTAGTTTCCTACAATTTTGTGCAGATTATTCGTTGCAATCTACATTTTTCGTATGTCTTTACTTTTCTTTTCTTTTTAAAATTTACCGCGTCATTACAGCACCTTAAAGATACAAAACAGCTTTGGCACACCACTTGCCTTACGAGAGTCAGCAACAACGAAAATCAATCCAAACCACATGGAGGAGAAAATGAGAAAAGTAGCAATCTACGGAAAAGGCGGCATCGGAAAATCAACCACCACCCAGAACACCGTAGCCGGACTGGCAACTATGGGCCGCAAGGTCATGGTTGTTGGATGTGACCCCAAAGCGGACTCCACCCGTCTGCTGCTCGGCGGACTGGCTCAGAAATCAGTACTCGATACCCTTCGTGAAGAAGGTGAAGACGTTGAGCTTGAGGATATCCGTAAACCCGGTTTCGGTGAATCATGGTGTGTTGAATCTGGTGGTCCTGAACCCGGTGTCGGTTGTGCAGGACGCGGTATCATCACTTCCATCAACATGCTCGAAAACCTCGGTGCATACGAAGAATCCGAAGGCCTTGATTACGCCTTCTACGATGTACTCGGTGACGTTGTATGCGGTGGATTCGCAATGCCTATCCGCGACGGTAAAGCAGAAGAAATCTACATCGTCTGCTCCGGTGAAATGATGGCCATGTATGCAGCCAACAACATCTGCAAGGGTATCATGAAATACGCTGAATCCGGCGGTGTACGCCTCGGCGGTCTGATCTGCAACTCCCGTAACGTTGATAACGAAAAAGAAATGATCGAAGAGCTGGCCAAAAAGCTCGGCACCCAGATGATCTACTTCGTACCCCGCGACAACGACGTACAGCGTGCAGAAATCAACCGTAAAACCGTTATCGAATGGGACGACAGCGTACCGCAAGCCTCTGCTTACATGGGTCTCGCCGAAGCAATCGACAAAAACGAAATGTTCGTCATACCCACCCCCCTTGAAATCGAAGAACTGGAACAGCTGCTCCTCGATTACGGCCTGATGGAAGCATAGTGGCAGCATAGCACATCAAATAAAAATAGCAGAGCAAGGAGAGAACTAATGATGATCATGGTGAGAGCAATTGTAAGACCGGAAAAAGCGGATGACGTACTGGCCGCACTCATGGACAACGGCTACCCCGCTGTAACCAAATATTCCGTAGCAGGACGAGGTAAACAGCGCGGCATCAAGATCGGCGAAGTAACCTACGACGAAATCCCCAAGACCATGCTCATGAGCGTAGTCAAAGCCGCCGACAAGGACTTCGTAATCAACACCATCATGGATGCGGCCCGCTCAGGAACAAAAGGCGCTTTCGGTGACGGTAAGATCTTTGTAACCGACGTCGAGAATGTCTACACCATCAGCTCCGGCGTAAACGAAGCGGCTCCCGTTGAGGAGGCATAGCATGAAGGAAATCATCGCAGTCGTGCGGATGGACATGATGAACCGCACTAAAAAAGCCCTCACCGAAGCAGGCCTGGACGCCTTCTTCGCCCACGAGGCCCAGGGACGCGGCAAAGGCTTCGTCAACCCGGCTGTCCTTGAAGGAGTTGAATCCGGTTACGAAGAAGCTGCCGCAGTTCTCGGAGAAAAAGGCAAACTTTATCCCAAACGAGTTCTTACCGCAGTTGTTCCCGAAGAATCAGTGGAATCGATAATTGAAACCATCATAGAAGTGAACAAAACCGGAAAACCCGGTGACGGCAAGATATTCATCTGTCCCGTAGGCGACGCAGTCAGGGTCAGAACCGGAGAAACAGGCGCGAAGTCCATCGCCTAACCACTCAAGGAGATATGAATCATGAGTAAGACCAAAGTGGTGCAGTGGGACCCGGCGGACATCAAGGAAGAACTTCTGAAGAAGTATCCGCCCAAGGTAGCCCGCAAGCGCGCCAAACAGATTATGATCAACGAAGCGACTGAAAGCGAGGCACCGCCCGAAATCGTCGCCAACGTAAGGACCATTCCCGGTATTATCACCATGCGCGGCTGCACCTACGCAGGCTGCAAGGGCGTTATCATGGGCCCGACCCGCGACATCGTGAACATCACCCACGGCCCCATCGGCTGCGGATTCTATTCATGGCTGACCCGTCGTAACCAGACCTCTCCCGGTCCGGACGGTGAAAACTACATGACCTACTGCTTTTCCACGGACATGCAGGATCAGGACATCATCTTCGGTGGTGAAAAGAAACTCGAAGCAGCCATTCAGGAAGCTTACGACCTCTTCCACCCCAAGGGTATCTGTATCTTCTCCACCTGTCCGGTTGGTCTGATCGGTGACGATGTTCATGCCGTAGCCAAAAAGATGAAAGCCAAGCTCGGCGACTGCAATGTCTTCGGCTTCTCCTGTGAAGGTTACAAGGGCGTATCCCAGTCCGCCGGTCACCATATCGCCAACAACCAGGTTTTCACCCACCTTGTAGGTGAAAACAAGGAGCCTCGCACTGAGGAATACAAGATCAACCTGCTTGGCGAATACAACATCGGCGGTGACGGTTTCGAGATTGACCGCATCCTCAAGAAATGCGGCATCACCAACATTGCGACCTTCTCCGGCAACTCAACCTATGACCAGTTTGCTTCGGCCCAGCACGCGGACCTCAGCTGTGTCATGTGCCACCGTTCCATCAATTACGTGGCCGACATGCTGGAAACAAAATACGGCATCCCGTGGATCAAGGTGAACTTCATCGGTGCGGAAGCAACCGCAAAGTCCCTGCGCAAGATCG contains:
- a CDS encoding CatB-related O-acetyltransferase, encoding MNTNPFESPFEGYEIRQHLTNKNIIAGRHSYYSGYYHGHHFEENVRYLHPDLNDVDKLIIGKFCSIGSGATFIMAGNQGHRHDWASTYPFHYMSEFNHAKDGFLRKGDTEVGNDVWIGNEAMIMPGISIGHGAIIAARAVVTKDVNPYEIVGGNPAKALRKRFSEDEIRMLLKLAWWDWTDEKIKRNVTLLTDGDIRRLYTEHI
- a CDS encoding Fur family transcriptional regulator; translation: MKMNSIFDMTNEAAKIFVDYLAQNGLSMTPQRKVIVETFLETEGHFSAEDLLFLVQKRAPEVGQATVYRALKLLVDSGLAESLDFGCGVALYEHSYGHEHHDHLVCTRCQKKVEVIDNGIEQRQEVLARENGYVLTHHRLFLFGLCPECQKRRDQEQDLES
- a CDS encoding sigma 54-interacting transcriptional regulator encodes the protein MTHSKESNLKFLSEAMARLTGSLDMQKSLIDTFEFLAGNFPIDAISLHQYAPDLKALKLLFLVQAGRFDFVEIVAPLSEEEANSLFLHNQGISGVIKVPRNMDSPVSALHSKSLSALVPYKERAYMICVLRSEKEVLGHLCLMGTHPDCFTEEHERKFALLVTPFALTMSNLLQYQRTMEFQERLRVERDGLEKDLENLRERRIIGEQGGLKSTMEVVRQLENREVPALIMGETGVGKELIADAIQSISPRKNKPFVKVNCGAIPDSLVDSELFGYEKGAFTGATTSRPGRFEQANGGTLFLDEIGELPLQAQVRLLRVLQNNVVERIGSTKSIEVDVRVIAATNRNLELMLQEGTFREDLYYRLYVFPIHVPPLRERTQDIPELIYLFMKRGCDELGISSLPQLPEPTVDRLLQYSWPGNVRELENLVKRGLTLYPYGPLLLDKLLPQDDGWYISPEESQSYFEKTIDERVEILLEKHLSKLHLSSGIIQSSQAGEYEHEIKPLEETIKEAILAALAKAGGRINGAGGAAELLDLNPNTLRSKMRKMGLRVSGR
- a CDS encoding tetratricopeptide repeat protein is translated as MSMSMQQINEERLRKRICQFKDDSEYRSLTEYLIRELASGHVPMQLQAKAYNELGLAHLQLDEPLEAEKSFLSAIERDPQAINPKFNLANLAMYAQRYDQAGEMFHEILKMEPSHLGARFHAGLCLAMSDKPDQALPYFESSAAAAPQAMGPNFWAAETLVAQKRFREALPYFRRATEITPDHRESQRGVAICLLETGQNEECVEQCDALILSGQGAEYLAWQIKGDALIEIGEIEAAALSHLELADMDFDARDFLIMRTKELRKEYPHYVSRYAAVIIDVIPELEPAFNGICKDSEEEL
- a CDS encoding 4Fe-4S dicluster domain-containing protein, translating into MSEQQNALDIINDPKNRMSSPDGAAEGQPEPENMAQEQKPAKKGFSRRNFLKFGGVAAAAATVAGAGGAGFAIGRSDHAYTGYGQTYQGGDQFFNREPFRCDVPAMMTPVGEVERPDWTDYLFLRLAALVKIIKSGEWNPEMGVDKLPGPVGDHYRARPGELEIMLSSLQRNIKRSEAWKNGKHKKYALAGAYNMALRKGGMEYADHTNRIPADPHDEYERTKKPVTPEDWDFRGIWRKEPMEFKSPTHASKLIKRMAHQFGMSLVGIAKFDPRFMFKNVMRGMPDKGQKWGDRVPEHWKSIIVFGVPMNWDGTYSAIGYSTSFDAYFRSRCAASLMEQFIKELGYPARAQFPGHNYEIMMSPYVQLAGLGQYSRAGVTMVPELGANFRPAAVITNIEFEYDKPIDVKMADFCLKCKICADSCPSGAIPKDDRPQTVVRGFKRWKLDEEKCYSQWAGGPTQDGLGCRVCIGVCPYSRKNTWIHTISREIEPRDPTGLFATGLLAMQKNFFKFNEAEDYRSEWDGGKEANYHNPPWWLRAENFLNVEKDWEYHGME
- a CDS encoding 4Fe-4S binding protein; amino-acid sequence: MSKKTTEKILAVATLCILAAAWFAGGMRSEGANLSRIKNISPEIERIKQISPSVYEGQRKGNPAEKIYIALAEYPSYGGPLQVAVVVNKDKTVERVALVKSTDTITYIDRVLNEGILDGFLGAEDTQLPEIDAVSGATLSSTAMIMGVQEAIAKIQGRETVQATMSLSSEEMIKAGLTVALFIMAIFIASRFFRWNKNYARLGLLALSTVLLGFMYGAQPSLGSIALFLSGLWTKGMASYTALICLGLAMLVFLATRKNLYCSMVCPFGGIQEGLGRITKCAPSKKTEWMKWTARIFALVALSAALYFRNPSDAQYAPFGMAFSFIGSDAVFALFVLIVVASLIVKRPWCTLLCPAGPVFDYIAFMRNWIMPKKKKEQHL
- a CDS encoding pyruvate carboxyltransferase, giving the protein MLIDTTLREGAQLFGAYFNLETRKRIASSLISMGVDEIELGWVGQDDLALFAEYARTIGGDTALSVWSPCREKDIEVAEKLGLKRINIGVPVSDLHIEKRLDSDRQAILRKLAAAIRTAKDCGFEYVSVGLEDISRADGDFALSMALHAEVCGASRVRLADSLGQLTPLAMEKLVREFRERLHIDIAVHCHDDFGMATANSFTALEAGADYADCSVIGIGERSGIAATEELVARLALREGNTRYSTSVLKEACMIVGAAAKVAIPRTKAVVGTDIFACESGLHTHALSKSQELFEPYDPKSVGTARKLAVGGKSGRAAVRNALDEYGIACGTDSLSTLTEAVRQLSLRLERPLTRSEFIKLNDEEVYS
- the nifH gene encoding nitrogenase iron protein, whose translation is MRKVAIYGKGGIGKSTTTQNTVAGLATMGRKVMVVGCDPKADSTRLLLGGLAQKSVLDTLREEGEDVELEDIRKPGFGESWCVESGGPEPGVGCAGRGIITSINMLENLGAYEESEGLDYAFYDVLGDVVCGGFAMPIRDGKAEEIYIVCSGEMMAMYAANNICKGIMKYAESGGVRLGGLICNSRNVDNEKEMIEELAKKLGTQMIYFVPRDNDVQRAEINRKTVIEWDDSVPQASAYMGLAEAIDKNEMFVIPTPLEIEELEQLLLDYGLMEA